One Campylobacter concisus DNA segment encodes these proteins:
- a CDS encoding relaxase/mobilization nuclease domain-containing protein: protein MLVKFFKTKNGGGVAGINYLLNHRAKDNTAFVLKGSEVITRQIVSNMTKKQKLCMGCLSFEEADIDLDTKQKIIDEFETLLLGRYKERFNILWVQHIDKGRLELNFAIPKVDLESGMAFNPYYDKKDRALIDAWQNLTNFKFSFSDPKDPAKAHMLQGSRKEIGIIKEYIELEKILTEKFINQEFTCRDDILKALNDSRIEITRISKDYISVKLPGTKKARRFKGDMFSEEFRNIKSMEQLRNKTEARAAEFRGRADTQTNVGASRQSFIFARQLETKEPREFRIVKFKQSLSKRDQELARLKRGLDKQIQERNKWLEVQVNRVQKRCKIFRNHIMDIGYCISANFDIHMEPIFTKALTNANKSANDGIDKTKYKWRATNHKHTIFNERIFDNDSTRANIIDTIRRKREMGARYGNVIRTTIDGIRDIKREISQYRDRINKQYKFLISRVIKLATAANKLAERIRESDIFSRELHDATREFEEVARRYALSHAQKDVKIDVDVPKKRDIGGMGFDF from the coding sequence ATGTTAGTAAAATTCTTTAAAACTAAAAACGGCGGTGGTGTTGCGGGTATCAACTATCTTTTAAATCATCGGGCAAAAGACAATACAGCGTTTGTTTTAAAAGGTAGCGAAGTGATTACTAGGCAGATAGTATCCAATATGACCAAAAAACAAAAACTTTGTATGGGTTGTTTGAGCTTTGAAGAGGCTGACATTGATTTGGATACCAAACAAAAGATTATAGATGAATTTGAAACACTGCTACTCGGAAGATACAAAGAGAGATTTAATATCCTTTGGGTTCAACATATCGATAAAGGTCGGCTTGAGTTAAATTTTGCCATACCAAAAGTTGATTTAGAAAGCGGAATGGCTTTTAATCCATATTATGACAAAAAAGATAGAGCTTTAATAGACGCTTGGCAAAACCTTACAAATTTCAAATTCAGCTTTAGCGATCCAAAAGATCCCGCAAAAGCCCATATGCTTCAAGGCTCAAGAAAAGAGATTGGTATCATTAAAGAATATATTGAGCTAGAAAAAATACTGACCGAAAAATTTATAAATCAAGAATTTACTTGTAGAGATGACATTTTAAAAGCTTTAAATGATAGCAGGATAGAGATAACTAGAATTAGCAAAGACTACATATCGGTCAAATTACCTGGCACTAAAAAAGCTAGAAGATTCAAGGGGGATATGTTTAGTGAAGAATTTAGAAATATTAAAAGCATGGAGCAACTCCGAAATAAAACTGAAGCGAGAGCAGCAGAATTTAGAGGTAGAGCAGATACGCAAACAAATGTTGGAGCTTCAAGACAAAGTTTTATATTTGCAAGACAGCTTGAAACAAAAGAACCAAGAGAATTTAGAATTGTTAAATTTAAACAAAGCTTGTCAAAACGAGATCAAGAGCTTGCAAGACTCAAAAGAGGACTTGACAAACAAATACAAGAGCGAAATAAATGGCTTGAAGTCCAGGTTAACAGAGTGCAGAAGCGATGCAAAATTTTTCGAAATCATATCATGGATATCGGTTATTGCATTAGTGCTAATTTCGATATACATATGGAGCCTATATTTACAAAAGCCCTAACTAATGCAAATAAATCAGCCAATGATGGTATAGATAAAACAAAATACAAATGGCGAGCAACAAATCATAAACACACTATTTTTAACGAAAGGATTTTTGATAATGACTCTACTAGAGCAAACATTATTGACACAATTAGAAGAAAAAGAGAAATGGGAGCAAGATATGGTAATGTTATTAGGACAACTATTGATGGAATTCGAGACATTAAAAGAGAAATTAGTCAGTATAGAGATAGAATCAACAAACAATATAAATTCCTTATATCAAGAGTTATCAAACTTGCAACTGCAGCTAACAAACTTGCAGAAAGAATCCGAGAATCAGACATTTTTTCAAGAGAATTACATGATGCAACTAGAGAATTTGAAGAAGTCGCTAGAAGGTATGCATTAAGTCATGCGCAAAAAGATGTTAAGATCGATGTAGATGTGCCAAAAAAGAGAGATATTGGTGGTATGGGGTTTGATTTTTGA
- a CDS encoding helix-turn-helix transcriptional regulator, whose translation MLDSNEFLNTVLQSLERQFPSVQALDRKQTAKAIGIGLSTLDLRIKDGRNLPRYIKIGDAKNSRIVFPLLSIAEFLTNQRQKVL comes from the coding sequence ATGCTCGATAGTAATGAGTTTTTAAATACAGTACTACAAAGTCTAGAAAGACAGTTTCCATCTGTGCAAGCTCTAGATCGGAAGCAAACAGCCAAGGCGATTGGAATTGGGCTTTCAACATTAGACTTACGTATCAAAGATGGCAGGAATTTACCTAGATATATAAAAATAGGTGATGCTAAAAATTCAAGGATAGTTTTTCCCTTACTTTCAATAGCTGAGTTTTTAACAAATCAAAGGCAAAAGGTTTTATGA
- a CDS encoding plasmid mobilization protein, whose product MKQNKRNRLTIRLDDNEFNQVNLNASISGLNKSTYIRHVLINAKPPIHKFDKAMIIQVAKIGNNINQIAKHVNIDKVIDGVVLKQIIDVNKKLDDLMLQKQNLGS is encoded by the coding sequence ATGAAGCAAAATAAGAGAAATAGACTCACTATAAGACTTGATGATAATGAATTTAATCAAGTGAATCTAAATGCTTCAATATCTGGGCTAAATAAGTCAACCTATATAAGACACGTTTTAATAAACGCTAAACCACCTATTCATAAATTTGATAAGGCAATGATAATTCAGGTGGCAAAAATAGGCAATAACATAAACCAAATTGCAAAGCATGTAAATATAGATAAAGTCATAGATGGTGTTGTTTTAAAACAAATAATTGATGTCAATAAAAAATTAGACGACTTAATGCTGCAAAAGCAAAATTTAGGAAGTTAA